In Prunus dulcis chromosome 1, ALMONDv2, whole genome shotgun sequence, the following are encoded in one genomic region:
- the LOC117616443 gene encoding protein PHOSPHATE-INDUCED 1-like has protein sequence MSAFLKLLLLISLFHFGSAARSLSETSSDQTQQPSLQFQYHNGPLLSGKFSINLIWYGNFKPSQRAIVSDFITSLASPPQSKPASGQPSVATWLKSIEKYYHLLSSKKQYSLSLSLGTQTLDDKYSLGKSLTARQIQQLASKGAQNYAINVVLTSSDVLVDGFCMSKCGSHSSSSSSSHIRGKTQKFTYIWVGNSETQCPGQCAWPFHQPIYGPQGPPLVAPNNDVGLDGMVINLASLLAGTVTNPFGNGYYQGPKEAPLEAASACPGVYGKGAYPGYAGNLLVDPTTGASYNAHGSNGKKFLLPALFDPSTSTCSTLV, from the coding sequence ATGTCTGCTTTTCTGAAATTACTGCTTTTGATCTCTCTGTTCCATTTTGGCTCGGCAGCTCGGAGCCTTTCTGAGACTTCTTCTGACCAAACCCAGCAACCCTCTTTGCAATTTCAGTACCACAATGGCCCTCTCCTCTCTGGCAAATTCTCCATCAACTTGATCTGGTACGGCAACTTCAAACCCTCCCAGCGTGCAATCGTCTCTGATTTCATCACCTCCCTTGCTTCTCCTCCCCAATCCAAACCCGCCTCAGGCCAACCATCTGTTGCCACGTGGTTGAAGTCCATAGAGAAATACTACCACCTCTTGAGTTCCAAGAAACAAtattctctctccctctctttggGCACCCAAACCTTGGATGACAAGTACTCTTTGGGAAAATCCCTCACTGCTCGTCAAATCCAGCAATTGGCCTCAAAGGGTGCCCAGAATTATGCAATCAACGTTGTTTTGACCTCATCCGATGTTTTGGTTGATGGGTTTTGCATGAGCAAATGTGGAAGCCATAGCTCTTCCTCTAGCTCCAGCCACATTAGGGGCAAAACCCAGAAGTTTACTTACATTTGGGTGGGAAACTCAGAGACCCAATGCCCTGGCCAATGTGCCTGGCCATTCCATCAGCCCATTTATGGGCCCCAGGGCCCTCCACTGGTGGCCCCCAACAACGATGTGGGGCTAGACGGCATGGTCATCAACCTGGCTAGCCTTTTGGCTGGGACTGTGACCAATCCATTTGGAAATGGCTACTACCAAGGTCCCAAAGAGGCTCCATTGGAGGCTGCTTCTGCTTGCCCTGGGGTTTATGGGAAAGGCGCTTATCCCGGCTATGCTGGAAACCTCTTGGTGGACCCCACAACCGGTGCTAGCTACAATGCTCATGGTTCTAATGGGAAGAAGTTCTTGCTTCCTGCTCTGTTTGACCCTTCAACCTCAACTTGTTCTACTCTGGTTTGA
- the LOC117616504 gene encoding protein PHOSPHATE-INDUCED 1-like, with amino-acid sequence MAVLGSSSSLLKLFLVASLIQVSLGSSRFFQVSLATRRLSELVQDQTQLLKYHNGPLLSGKIAINLIWYGNFKPSQKAIISDFITSLSSSSPSKTTPPSVATWWKTTEKYYHLSSNKKTSLSLSLGRQILDEKYSLGKSLTTKQIVQLASKGDQKNAINVVLTSADVAVDGFCMNRCGTHGSALASTKTGLIKSSKRSKFAYIWVGNSETQCPGQCAWPFHQPIYGPQSPPLVAPNNDVGLDGMVINLASLLAGTATNPFGNGYFQGPAEAPLEAASACPGIYGKGAYPGYAGDLLQEPSTGASYNANGANGRKYLLPALYDPATSSCSTLV; translated from the coding sequence ATGGCAGTTTtgggttcttcttcttctcttctgaAACTCTTTCTTGTTGCCTCTTTGATCCAAGTCTCTTTGGGTTCTAGCAGATTTTTCCAAGTCTCCTTGGCAACAAGGAGGCTCAGTGAGCTTGTCCAAGACCAAACCCAGCTCTTGAAATACCACAATGGCCCTCTTCTTTCTGGCAAAATAGCCATCAACCTCATTTGGTATGGCAACTTCAAGCCTTCCCAGAAAGCCATCATCTCAGATTTCATCACCTCCTTGTCTTCCTCTTCACCCTCCAAAACCACCCCACCCTCCGTCGCCACGTGGTGGAAAACCACTGAAAAATACTACCACCTCAGCTCCAACAAGAagacctctctctccctctctctggGAAGACAGATTCTTGATGAAAAATACTCCCTTGGTAAATCCCTCACAACCAAACAGATTGTGCAATTGGCCTCAAAGGGTGACCAGAAAAACGCCATCAACGTCGTTTTGACGTCTGCCGACGTGGCTGTTGATGGGTTCTGTATGAACAGATGCGGGACCCACGGGTCTGCTCTGGCCTCCACCAAAACTGGTCTCATCAAGAGCAGCAAGCGTTCCAAGTTTGCTTACATTTGGGTTGGAAACTCAGAGACCCAGTGCCCAGGGCAATGCGCTTGGCCGTTCCACCAGCCCATCTATGGTCCCCAGAGCCCACCACTGGTGGCCCCCAACAACGACGTGGGCCTAGACGGCATGGTCATCAACCTGGCTAGCCTCTTGGCCGGGACTGCAACCAACCCCTTTGGCAATGGCTACTTCCAGGGCCCAGCTGAGGCTCCATTGGAGGCTGCTTCTGCTTGCCCTGGGATTTATGGGAAAGGGGCTTATCCTGGTTATGCTGGGGACTTGTTGCAGGAGCCCTCGACTGGTGCAAGCTACAATGCCAATGGTGCTAATGGAAGAAAGTACTTGCTTCCAGCTCTCTACGACCCTGCTACTTCATCTTGTTCAACTTTGGTTTAG
- the LOC117615802 gene encoding protein PHOSPHATE-INDUCED 1-like, which translates to MAVLGFSSSLLKLFLVASLIQVSLGSSRFFQVSLATRKLSELVQGQTQLLKYHNGPLLSGKIAINLVWYGNFKPSQKAIISDFITSLSSSSPPKTTPPSVATWWRTTEKYYHLSSNKKTSLSLSLGRQILDEKYSLGKSLTPKQIVQLASKGDQKNAINVVLTSADVAVDGFCMNRCGTHGSALGSTKTGLIKGSKRSKFAYIWVGNSETQCPGQCAWPFHQPIYGPQGPPLVAPNNDVGLDGMVINLASLLAGTATNPFGNGYFQGPAEAPLEAASACPGVYGKGAYPGYAGSLLQEPSTGASYNANGANGRKYLLPALYDPATLSCSTLV; encoded by the coding sequence atggcaGTTTTgggattttcttcttctcttttgaaaCTCTTTCTTGTTGCTTCTTTGATCCAAGTCTCTTTGGGTTCTAGCAGATTTTTCCAAGTCTCCTTGGCAACAAGGAAGCTCAGTGAGCTTGTCCAAGGCCAAACTCAGCTCCTGAAATACCACAATGGCCCTCTTCTTTCTGGCAAAATAGCCATCAACCTCGTTTGGTATGGTAACTTCAAGCCTTCCCAGAAAGCCATCATCTCAGATTTCATCACCTCCTTGTCTTCCTCTTCACCCCCAAAAACCACCCCACCATCCGTCGCCACGTGGTGGAGAACCACTGAAAAATACTACCACCTCAGCTCCAACAAGAagacctctctctccctctctctggGAAGACAGATTCTTGATGAAAAATACTCCCTTGGGAAGTCCCTAACCCCCAAACAAATTGTGCAATTGGCCTCAAAGGGTGACCAGAAAAACGCCATCAACGTCGTTTTGACGTCTGCCGACGTGGCTGTTGATGGGTTCTGTATGAACAGATGCGGGACCCACGGGTCTGCTTTGGGCTCAACCAAAACTGGTCTCATCAAGGGCAGCAAGCGTTCCAAGTTTGCTTACATTTGGGTTGGAAACTCAGAGACCCAGTGCCCAGGGCAATGCGCCTGGCCATTCCACCAGCCCATCTATGGTCCCCAGGGCCCACCACTGGTGGCCCCCAACAACGACGTGGGCCTAGACGGCATGGTCATCAACCTGGCTAGTCTCCTGGCCGGGACAGCAACCAACCCTTTTGGAAACGGCTACTTCCAGGGCCCAGCTGAGGCTCCATTGGAGGCTGCTTCTGCTTGCCCTGGGGTTTATGGGAAGGGGGCTTATCCTGGTTATGCTGGGAGCTTATTGCAGGAGCCCTCGACTGGTGCAAGCTACAATGCCAATGGCGCTAATGGAAGAAAGTACTTGCTTCCTGCTCTATATGACCCTGCAACTTTATCTTGCTCAACTTTGGTTTAA
- the LOC117615946 gene encoding probable serine/threonine-protein phosphatase 2A activator 1 — MEPQHQPTSCKTEDHHHHYLQNPSSSGSPHATNLPTPTCCKCGAPTPMAAPPPSFSDISPPPNYRPIRAPAINLPQNPNSQQAIILAPVPQPLSVPQISPPYHFQASSKIIQSPDDLRRFHDSFPGKHFLGFVAALSDSIRAKKISDPCHESPTIATIVSILQTLIQWVDEIPPTKQAARYGNVSFRSWHERLSQTSDSLMLQFLPEHLHASTIEIVPYFTDSFGNPSRIDYGTGHETNFAAWLYCLARMGVIKEEDYPAVVARVFVKYLDLMRKLQLVYCLEPAGSHGVWGLDDYHFLPFIFGSSQLIGHKYMKPKSIHNDDIVENFSKEYLYISGIEFIKKVKKGPFSEHSPLLDDISGVPNWNKVNSGLLKMYKAEVLEKVPIMQHFLFGWLIKWE; from the coding sequence atggAACCCCAACACCAGCCCACCTCCTGCAAAACGGaagaccaccaccaccactacctgCAAAACCCTAGCTCCTCAGGATCCCCACACGCCACCAACCTTCCCACCCCAACCTGCTGCAAATGCGGAGCCCCAACCCCTATGGCCGCTCCTCCTCCCTCCTTCTCCGACATCTCCCCTCCCCCAAACTACCGCCCAATCCGAGCCCCCGCCATCAACCTCccccaaaaccctaattcccaACAAGCCATCATCCTCGCCCCTGTCCCCCAACCCCTCTCTGTCCCCCAAATTTCCCCTCCCTACCATTTCCAAGCTTCCTCCAAGATCATCCAGTCCCCCGACGACCTCCGCCGCTTCCACGACTCCTTCCCCGGTAAGCACTTCCTCGGCTTCGTCGCCGCCCTCTCCGATTCCATTCGCGCCAAAAAAATCTCCGACCCATGCCACGAATCTCCCACGATCGCCACCATCGTCTCCATTCTCCAAACCCTAATTCAGTGGGTCGACGAAATCCCACCCACCAAGCAAGCCGCCCGATACGGCAACGTTTCGTTCCGCTCCTGGCACGAGCGCTTGTCCCAAACCAGCGACTCCCTCATGCTCCAGTTCCTCCCGGAGCATCTCCACGCTTCTACGATCGAGATAGTCCCTTATTTCACAGATAGCTTTGGAAACCCTAGCAGAATCGACTATGGTACTGGGCACGAGACCAACTTCGCTGCTTGGCTGTACTGTCTCGCGAGAATGGGCGTgattaaagaagaagattatCCGGCCGTTGTGGCCCGGGTTTTCGTGAAGTATTTGGACTTGATGAGGAAGCTGCAGTTGGTGTATTGCTTGGAGCCGGCGGGGTCTCACGGCGTTTGGGGTCTCGACGACTACCATTTCTTGCCGTTCATTTTTGGGTCGTCGCAGTTGATTGGGCACAAGTACATGAAACCCAAGTCTATTCACAATGATGATATAGTGGAGAATTTTTCCAAGGAGTATTTGTATATTTCGGGCATTGAGTTTATTAAGAAGGTGAAGAAGGGTCCGTTTTCAGAGCATTCGCCTTTGTTGGATGATATCAGTGGGGTGCCTAATTGGAACAAAGTGAATAGTGGGTTGCTTAAGATGTATAAAGCTGAGGTCTTGGAGAAGGTTCCCATTATGCAGCATTTTCTCTTTGGCTGGCTAATCAAGTG